In Vicia villosa cultivar HV-30 ecotype Madison, WI linkage group LG7, Vvil1.0, whole genome shotgun sequence, the DNA window TCAACCATTTTTTGTGTTTCGGTTTGAATTGAACTCGGTTGATAAACCAGTATTTTTTTTTTGGCTAATAATCGGGCCATATTAAAGTTAAAGCCCAGATTAATATTAATTcggatttttttttttgggtttgtttgttttttttaaaattctaagtATTGCTCCCACATCCTTGACAAAAATTAATATGAAAATGTATCTCCGCATAACTTACAAAAGTACATATTTGAATGGATTTTTAATCAAAAAACACATGACCTCTTCCTCATTGCCAGCAAACTCTCTCAAACTCTCAAAATCTCAAACTTTTTCAACTCACTTCCAAGTTTCTAATCTCAACATCCAATCAATCGAAGTTGATATGTCTTCTAACCGGGGAACCACGAGCCCTTCAGAGGAAGAAAGAATATCTAACAAGTATGACTCTTGATTCATTCCTTTTTTATGAATGTACTTTCTCAACTGTGGACGTTCATCTTCCTTTTACTACTTTTAAAGTAGAGGTATTGAACCATTTGCCATAGCTCCCTCATAACTTCACCCTTATGTTGGGCATATATGAAATTCTACTAGTTTTGGTATGAGCATATGAAGGGAAAATTATGCGGTGTGTTCCTTTTTCTTCACCTTTTTAAATGTCTAAGTGACTCGGCATCCTCGGCTAGGGGTAGAAGATTACTCTGCTTCAAGTCGACCATTCATGGCGTCAAACCTCTTCTAAAGCTCTCGTCTTTTGAGGATCCAATTTTCCTAGTGACCATCGTCACTCCAGAAGCTCACACTACAATTTGTGATGTCGATAATGGAGTGGAAGGTAGATGGGCTTACCTATTTCCCAAATATTGAACTAAGTATCACTATTTACAGGAAAATAACTTTTTCTCATATAGCGAGAATAACCTTTCTTAAGAGGCTAAGTATAAAAAAGGAAGATTAGTGAAGTTCATCAATAATCTAGGATATATAGAGGGAACTACCTTGGTGACAGAAGCTAATAAGAAATGTTTAAAGCGTCTTATTGACATCCAACTATTGATAAACGCTCATTCTCAAGAAGAGAGAATAATCATTTTTGATAACTGCAAACTttttgagtttcatgatatttttaCCCTGATTGCCTCTGATGCACACATTTTACTCATTATTGTGTAGACTGCATGATTAATAAGGAACAATTCCACTCATAAGGCGGAGAGTATGGCCAGAAAAAAATAATGCTGCTATGAAAAACCTTCCGACTTCTCAAATCCCCCCAGTAGGTATTGGCGTCCCTTATTGGTGTGGTCTGACTCCTAATCAACTGAAGGTCATCAACATTTCTTTAGATGAGGATAACGCTTTTTTGGCTGAACTTTATGGGCCCGTTCTGGATGAAGAAATGGGCAAACTAGCCAATTTGGCATCGTGCTGAGAAGCAACTGATGGCGGAAAACATCTGTGACCCGAAGCTTCAACAAAGCTGGTACATGCATGAAGCAAAGGAAACTTCTACCTCTCTCTCTATGAGGTGAAAAATGCTTTGCTTAAAGCTCGCTAGCTCTCTTTCCGACCAGGAGGCTAATTTGGCGAAGATTGCGACTATGAAATACAAGCTTTTTATGTTGCTCAACGCAATGTGGGGAGGGCTAAAAAGTTAGAACTCATGCATTCTTAAAATGCttaattaaatcaacaattagTTTACTGTAAGAGTTCCGCCTTTTGTGGTGGTTTTAGAATCATTTGAAAATGTTTTAGACCAAGTAAAGCATTTTCACCATCCTTTGACACTTTCAAATGAAAAAATCCGACCGGATCAAGCTGCCATAGATGGAAAATTGTTTCTATGTGAAAGTAGGTTGTAAGAGGTCCTGGTCCGGTGGTTTTATTTGAAGTTTCATGTATCAAATACATTTAGGGGGAGAACGCCAATACAATTTTGTTGCTTGTCTTTTACGCTTTTGTTTCTTTATTAGTGTTTATTGAGTCTTCTCTTTAATTGTACATCTttggattaattttttttaatccatTTGTTTTTGCATGCATAATTAAATTGTTTGCATTTGAGTATGGTTATTGTGTTTTAAGTCAATTTGTTGAGTTAATGAAACAAAAACCATATTTGATGTTAGTTCAAGTTATGTGAAAAAGAAGTGGAATATCAAACTTTCATGTAGCTTAATAGGTTTTTTATGATTCTGATTTTACGAGATGCAAGTCGGATAGGAAAAACACTAGTGGTACCTGTCACTTGTTTGGAAATTGTTTAGTTTCTTGGCACAGTAAGAAGCAGCATAACATTGTGATATACAAGAACAATATGATTTTGTaacaataaaatgaaaaattgGAGGAGCTAAGATTCGAATCGTGTAACTTCTAATACATTTCACTACGGATTTTAACAATGACCGTAGTGAAATGTCATTtagtaaatacaaaaaaaaaaaaacgcccaAAATGTTACCATGGTTAACAAGGAGCCTAAGGTAATGTTGTTTTACGAAAGATATTTTTCATAGTAGCTGTTTTAGGGGGAACACAAGAATTTGTTTGTTTGGCTTAAAGTGGACTCCACTACAAGTGAAAgtttataaaacataaaaaaagaaGGAGACTGAAGTTACATTTCTCTAAATCATTTAGGGGAAGAACCTCAATACAGTTTTTTAATTGTCTTTTACACTTTCATTTTGTTATTAGTGTTTATTCATGTACTTATCGTAACTCTCGTAGTTACTTCTCTATCTCTCATGTATGCATACCAAATATCCATGTATATCTCTCATGTATGCATACCAAATATCCATGTACCTCTGACACAGTTGCTTTTGAAAAAGTGTAGACACGATTAAATATAACTAATATTGATGCTCTAAatgtgtcttttttttttttacacataTCACATTGAAAATTCTTATTTTTCTAgattttgtttgcgagtttggaggggaggggaggggaaggcttccgacaatggaattttaaaaaaatatagaaaaatatttgacatttaaaaaaaaatgattttgtttagaatgataaaagaatcattattattactaaatttttaaatttcagaatactataacaacctaaaagatatttggatattttatgtaagccctctaaaaccctccttcaatacaatttttgagttccccattttatgaggtttttggtgttatgaataaactcaaatcctccaaaaccctcttacccaaaatctttttattcttttcacctaattcttcatatttttcaaagccctcccctccctttctctccaaactcgcaaacaaagccttaATGATTTAACACAATTTAATAGAAACAACTTTATTTGAGctattcaaaattttataaaaagttctagagaaaaaatagttaaaattgcTTATATTCAAACTATCTAAAATATATATGAAGGGATATCGACTAGTATACAAATACATAGTGGAGGGACTGTCCATTTCTCCATTACAATATAATTTCATCAAAGGTTCATTCCTAAACCTCtacctttttatttaaattttgcaGATAATATATTCCTTTTTAGAGAGTCGAAAGAGGATTTAACTGAGATGTTGAAGATTTAGAGACGAGTCTTAGAAATACATGAGTTTCTTCTAAACAGAAGTAAGACAAACTATATGATATGTAAATTTAGCAAAAAAGAAGCAATTCTAATCTATAGGAGAAAGTTGAAGCATGTATCATCTTGCAAGTCCAAGgtttaaatattttgaatatataatataaaacgaTAGAAAATATAATGAGGTGCAAACCATCAAATTCAAGTTGGGTGAAGGAGGGCTTCAAGATTTTTTTTTGACACAAAAGTACCACTGAAGTTGAAGGAAATTTTTTATTAGATAGTGGTAAGACCTACGATGTTATATAAGACAAGATGTTGGACGGTTAAAAATCAGcatgaaaataaaataagtgtATAAGAGATGAGGATATTATCTTGGATGTGTAGTAATACtagacaaaataaaattataaatgacATTATTCAAGAGAATATTGGGATAACACTTAAAGTagaaaaaattgtgaaaaataggcTTAAGTAGTTTGGACATGTAGAgagaaaaacaataaattttgttgtAAAGAGAGTATATCAGATAAAAAGGAGTGAAACAATTAAAGGTAGAGAAAGACCAAAAAAAACTATAAGAAAATCTATTAATAAAGATTTCATAATTAGTAAATTGaatagaatattaaaataaaattagatcTTAAGACATAATCAAAAagcttattaatattaatttttttaagacaTCCAAATAGACATTAAGTAGAACAagtatatatgattattaaagtttGAGTGAAGTGAGGGGCATTGATTGGTCAATGAAAACTTTAACGTAACTCTCGTAGTTACTTGTCTATCTCTCATCATGTATGTTTTCTGTTATTCTCGTTACTTTTCCTCAAACATAGCATCCAATTACACaacctcatcttcaaccttcattcatcatttttctcatttTCCATCTCTACATTCTCCTAACCAGCTACCAATTTCTCCAACTATGTATAACCTTTTTTACATTAAGatccatttgatttctttttgagCACAGGGAGAAAATTCAACTATACCCCATCTCTTCAACAATGAAAGATTCCAATGCGGATCATACATGTACTTCGCCGAAAACTCCAAATTTTCGACAAAGAAGACGTTTAAATGAGGTTCGTTTATATGATCCATATAccgaatatattaataataactcGTTTTTTGATGATTCggtttcttctttttatttttttttttatcagatTCTTCCTGATATAAACAAATCAAATGGAATCCTTTTACTTGCGAACGATAAATATAAATACAAATCAATGTGGATTCGCGCGTATTCGTCTCTATGGATGCTAGCATCTGTCGCACTTATCATATACATGGGTCATCTTTACATCTGGGCAATGATGGTTGTTATCCAAATTTTTATGGCTAGCGAGCTCTTCAATCTACTGAGAATAGCGAATCAAGATAAGCGTCTCCCGAAGTTTAAGCTCTTGAACTGGTAAGCACGGCATTACAATTCCAAATTTAGTTCATTTGTGATGTTTAATTTGCGGGGAAAAAAAAGAAGATTAGATTATGAACACAACGAATTTTCCAGGCATTTTTTCTTCACGGCGATGCTATACGTATACGGCCGTATCCTCAGTCAGCACCTTGTGAATACTGTCACATCAGATAAATTTTTCTATAGACTTGTCAGTAAACTCATCAAGTATCAAATGGTTATCTGTTACTTCTTATATATTGCAGGTTAGTACTAGTGTCTGGTTTTTGTTTTGTTCTATGATAAATTGATTTATGAGTAAATATTTTCATGTATGATTTCTGATTTCAGGTTTTGTATGGTTTATTCTTTCATTAAAGAAGAGATACTACAAGTATCAATTTGGACAGTATGCATGGACACATATGATACTTATCATTGTGTTTACACAGTCTGCATTCATGGTAGCTAATATATTTCAAGGAATTTTCTGGTAATGTTACTTCTGATACATACTAATTTGTTCTTTTACTGTtaactttgttctttcttcatgTTTTCATAACATGTTACTATTGTATTGAAGGTTTCTTTTCCCTGCACTTCTTATTGCTATGAATGATGTTGCTGCGTATTTCTTTGGTTTCTTCTTCGGGAAGACACCTTTAATCAAGTTGTCTCCGAAGAAAACATGGGAAGGTTTTATTGGAGCGTCTGTTGCGACTATGATTGCTGCATTTACGGTGAGAATCGATTAGTAAAGGAAACTGTTTGATAGGAAATTGCAATAACAGACTTGTAAGTAACTGATTTAGCATTGTTTGTGCAGTTTGCCAACTTTTTGGGTCGGTTTCAGTGGCTAACATGTCCGAGGAAGGTAAGAATCTTGGTTAAGTGGAGTCATGTTAGATTAAGAGACATGTTTGTTTGTTGATCGTTTGGTGCAATAAATTCAGGATTTATCAACTGGTTGGCTTGAGTGTGACCCTGATACAATTTTTAAGCCAGATTACATTCCAATGCCAGGACTTGTTCCTCATGGGGTAAGTGAGGAATCTTTATGTTGATGTGATTAGCATTCATATTTCAATGTTTATAATAACTTCATGACtttaaagataattttttttcattctgCAACATTTTATAGATACCTGAGAAAGAAATAGCAGTTTTGCCAGTACAGTGGCATGCCTTATGGCTAGGACTATTTGCGTCCATCATCGCACCGTTCGGAGGATTCTTTGCTAGCGGTTTCAAAAGAGCTTTTAAAATCAAGGTAAGCTCTTGATCTTTacagtagggtttattttgagcCATGTATTATTAATCTCTTCCAACGAATCCAGGACTTTGGTGACAGTATACCTGGACATGGTGGATTTACTGACAGAATGGACTGCCAGGTTTGCACatagatatatttatttttcaggTCATTGTGACACCTTCATTTCAATGCTTAGAACATGTTCATAAAAAAGAACCTTCAATTTCTTGCTATGAGTATGATACATGCAATATACAAGATTTTGTGCTGTTGTTGTGACTGACTGTTGTGTTTTATAATGTGTTATTCATCGTTTCCAGATGGTGA includes these proteins:
- the LOC131615775 gene encoding phosphatidate cytidylyltransferase 1-like, with translation MKDSNADHTCTSPKTPNFRQRRRLNEILPDINKSNGILLLANDKYKYKSMWIRAYSSLWMLASVALIIYMGHLYIWAMMVVIQIFMASELFNLLRIANQDKRLPKFKLLNWHFFFTAMLYVYGRILSQHLVNTVTSDKFFYRLVSKLIKYQMVICYFLYIAGFVWFILSLKKRYYKYQFGQYAWTHMILIIVFTQSAFMVANIFQGIFWFLFPALLIAMNDVAAYFFGFFFGKTPLIKLSPKKTWEGFIGASVATMIAAFTFANFLGRFQWLTCPRKDLSTGWLECDPDTIFKPDYIPMPGLVPHGIPEKEIAVLPVQWHALWLGLFASIIAPFGGFFASGFKRAFKIKDFGDSIPGHGGFTDRMDCQMVMAVFVYIYHQSFVVPHDYSIDVLLEQIMRDLGFEDQLALYTKLGQILQERQLI